The window CTCGCGTTCACGCCACGCCGCGAGCAGGTCACGGGCGTTCGCTTCGGCATCGGGGTTGTTCCGCTCGCCCCAACGGGGCTCGTCGAAGCCGACCTGGAAGTCGACGAGGACGAGCACCGCATCGTCGGGTATCGCGAGCGCATCATGGGACATGCCGGGCATCTCGAATCGGAGACGTTAGTCGCCGGCCGACCCGGACGCGGGCATCACGGGGTCGAACCGCTGGTCGACCTTCGGGTGCTCGCGGGAGAACGTCACCGGGCACGCGTCGGGTGCCTGCGACTCATCCTCCGGGAGCATGTACTGGTGCCACTCGCGGTCGCCGGGAACGCCCCAGTCGCCGAGGTTGGCGTGCGGGCAGACGCCGTCGTACCGTTCGAGGTTGTTCTGGATGGTCTCGCGGGCACGCTGGCCGGCCTCCGTGTCGGCGGTGATGCCCTCGAACAGCGTCCGGGGCTGGAAGGTGATCTCGAGCCCGACCGGACAGTAGCGCGAGCGGTAGGTGTCGTAGAAGGGCGCCCGGCAGGTCGGGAACATCGGCTCGCCGCCGAAGCAGAACTCCCAGAACCGGCTGTCCGTCTCGGTCGGGATGTCGTCGGGCCACGGCGACGGGTCGTGGACGTGCAGCACCTTCAGCACGTGCCAGAGCACCTCGTGGTAGTCGGCCTCCGTCTGCACGTCCGCTTCGGGGCGGAAGAACACGACGAACGAGGCCCGCCCCTCGCGGTCCTCGTACACGTCGAGGTACTCGAGCAGCGAATCACGGAAGGCCAGGAGTGCGTCACGGTCGCTCGTGGACGGGACCGCAGTGTACAGTGGTTCCCCGTTGGCGACCGACTCGGCGCCGAAGAAGCAGGGAAACGACTCCCCCTCGTGTTCACCGGTCAGGCTCTCGCGGAAGGTTCGCCAGTGGCGCTCGACCCACGCCGGCATCTCGCCGGCCTCGACCCGCTCGGCGAGGGTTGCCTGGTCCATGACGGACTGGAACCCCGGCTCGTTCATACCCGGAATTGGGGACCGAGCGGATTCAATTCTCCGGTCCGTCGTGCTCCTCGTCGCCGGTCGCGAGCGCCGCCACGGTGTCGCCGACGGCGACCGTCCCGCCCTCGAGGATGCGTGCCCGGAGGCCCCCACGGTGGACCAGCGCCTCGCGGATACCCTCGCGCTCGAGGTGGCGCTCCAGGTACGAACAGGGTTCGCACAGTTCGGTCCCCACACAGACGGCCTCCCCGACCCGGAACCGCTCGCCCACGAGGTGGTTGAGTGCGATACCCTCGGTCGTGACGTTGCGCCGGTGGACGCCCGGCTCGAGGGCGATGTCGTAGTCGGCCTCGACCGCGTCGAGAGCCTCCTGTTCGATGAGGGTGAGGTCGCTCCCGTCGCGGCTGGCGGCTTCGCCGCCAGCTGATAATCTCTCGGCGGAGCCGAGAAATCGGCTGGCGAACGTCCCCTCGGCGTCGAAGTAGCGGTCGCCCCGGAGCCCCGCCCCAGCCTCGGCCGTTACGGACTCACGCGACTCGACCGGCGCGCCCTGCTCGGGCGCGACGTGGATGGCGCGGACGGTCCCGTCACTGGTCATATCCGGTCCAGGGACGCGCCCGACCTGATGGTTTCGCCCCCGTGGAACCCACCCTCATCCCTCGCCGGCTGTCACGTCCGCCCCCGTTTCGTCCAGCACCCTGACCGTATCACCCGGTTCGACCCCGTCGGCGGCACCAGCCGGGAGCTCGATGACGGTGTCCGCCTTCGCGCGGCCCGTTCCACGCCACGCCCGCATCCGCTCTACGGCCTGTACCTCGCCGTCGACGAGCCACACCGCGTCGATGTCGAACGGGACGAACACCATGTGCAGGCCCCGTGTCGTGACGCGGCCGAAGCGGAACACGAGCGCGAAGTCGTCCGGCACCGAGCGGCGGAACATGAGGCCGATACCCTGCGAGAAGAGCCCGTCGGCGAACTCGACGGTCGTCGCTAGCGTCCGCTCGGCCCCCGCCGCGGACTCGTGAGCGACACGCACGACGGAGGAGTCGCGAGGTCGAGCCAAATAGCTTGTGGGGAGTTCGAGTTCGGAGTGAAATCCGTTCCTTCGACCCGAATGCGAGATATTATCCGATTAAGCGCCCGTTTAACGGATAGTGTTTCGGCTCCCCGGCCACCGACGCTCGTCCCGCTAGCGGGCGAAGGGTTTAGCGGCCGGCGGCCGTCCTGCCCGGCAGTGCGCCCCGCCCTCCCCGCCGTCTGCTGTGCCCTCTTGCTGGTCCTCGCCGGGTGTAGCGTCGGATACGACGACTCCGGGACGACCGAAACGGCGGTGCCGACACCCGGACCGACGGCCACGCCCGCGGACGGCAGTGGGCCCACATCGACCGCCACCGGCACAGCCACACCGGCTGCGTCGCCATCACCGACCCCGACATTCCCCGAGCCGACGGCCACCGCCATCGAGACGCCGACGGCGCCAACCACGCAGGAACCGGGCGGCCTCGGCGGCCTCTTCGGCGGGAGTGGCGAGGACTCCATCGCGGTCCAGGGCGGGGAGCTGCCCCTGGGCCCGACGCGGGTGTACGACCGGACCCGACGACTCCTCGGGACGGACGCCCCGCGCCCGAACGCGGTCCAGTTGCTGGACACCACCGGCAACACGACGCGGCCGCCCGAGTTCCAGCGTCTGCTCGGCCTCGAACAGAACGTGACCGAGGTCGAGGCCGTCGCCTTCGTCGTCGGCCCCCGGACGGTCTACGTCAACAGCAACATCACCGACCGGCCGCCGTTCCTCGAGCACGTCCTCGCCCACGAGTTCACCCACACCATCCAGTTCCGGCGGGGCGACATCGGCCGCGTGACGGCAGCCACGGCGTCGGGGCCGGATGGCCGCTTCGCCAGTACCGCCGTCATCGAGGGCGGCGCGAGCTACGTCGAGGACCGCTACTGGCTGGCCTACATGGTGAACCGGTCGGCCCCCGGCCCGCGGCCGGCTCGCGACCTGGAGCGACGCTACCGGAACAGCGACGGCGCCGCGCGCTACGCCTTCGCGCCGTACTGGTTCGGCTACCGGTATCTGACGGCGACCGTCGACTCCCCCGCCGACCTGTCCGCCGTGTACGCCGACCCGCCGACGACGAGCGAGCAGGTGCTCCACCCCGGTGTCCGCGACGAGCCGGTCCCCCTGAACATCACGCTCCGCGGCGAGACCGAGGGCGTCTGGCAGGAGACGTTCGCACCCCCGCGGGGCCGCGTCGGCGAGGCGTTCGTCCGGGTGGCGCTCGGTACCGAACTCCGCGACGAGCGGGCCGCCCGCGCCGCGGCCGGCTGGGGCAACGACACCCGCATCGCGTTCAACAACGAGAGCGGCGCCCGGGGCTACGCGTGGGTGCTGCGGTTCGACGACGAGGGGAACGCCAGGGAGTTCGACGACGCCCTCGCCGACTACCTCGACGAACGGACCGGGACCGGTCCGCTGGCCGACGACCGGACCGGCCGCCAGTGGGCGACGACGCTCGACGGGCGGCCCATCGCCTATCGCCTCCGCCGGACGGACGACCGGACGGCGGTGCTGCTGCTCGGAACGCCGGCGTTCGCGGACGCTGATACGACGACCGTCCGCGAGGTGGACGGGCGCGTGGTCGTCACGACCGACCGCGAGGCGGACCGCGAGAACGGGTAGCGGCCGTTACAGGGTGAGCGCGAGCGGGACGCCGAAGACGAGCGCGAGGCCCACCAGCGCGACGACAAAGCCGATGGCGACCTGCCGGGCAGTGTACGCGCTCTGCGGGGCGGTCGTGCGGCCCTCGTCGTCGTCCTCGTGACCGTGGTCGTGGTCGTCTGCCATATCCGAGCCTCCGTCGGGGCGCACTTGCCAGTATCGGTCCGTGGTCGGCGTCGAAGGAGTACGGGGAAGCGCCTGGGGTGGGTCAGTCCGAACCGGTCGCGATGCGGTCGAGGACGGTATCGGGCATCTGCTTGCGCATCTCGGCGGGGATGTCCTCTGCGTCTATCGCGCCTGCGGGAACGTCCTCTGCGTCTATCGCGCCTGCGGGAACGTCCTCTGCGTCTATCGCGCCTGCGGGAACGTCCTCTGCGTCGACGGCACCCGAGGGGATTCCCTCCCCGACATCGTCGGGGTCGACCTTCATCCCGGGACCGAACAGTTCGAGCGCGGAGTTGATGGTGGTCCAGTCACCCTTCTCGGCGGCCTCGCGGATGCTCTTGGTCGGCGCCGACAGCAACTGGTTGACCAGCGCGTCCGCCATCGCCTCGACGGCGGCCTCCTGCTCGTCGGTCAGACCGTCGGACTCCATCGTGGAGACGGCCTTGCCGACCTCGCGGGCCTTCACGCGCTCGGCGCCCTCGTACATGGCCGCGATGATCTGGTCGGCGCGCTTGCGCTTGTACTGGCTGAGGAGGTGGTCCAGTTCCTCGGCGACCATTGTCTCGACCCGGTCGGCGGCCTCGGCCCGGGCCTCCCGGGTCCGGTCGGTCACGTCCTCGAGCGCGTCGAGGTCGTGGACGGTCACGTTCTCGAGACCGTCGGCAGCGGGCGCCACGTCACGCGGCGAGGCGAGGTCGACGACGAACGTCTCGCCCGCCTCGGAGAGGTACTCGGCGTCGAGCACGTGCTCGTCGCTCCCGGTCGCCGTGAGGACGAGCCCGGCCGACGTGGCGGTCTCGGGGAGCGCTCTCAGTCCGACCGCCCGGGCCGGCGTCTCCTCGACATCGCCGGCGAGGTGTTCGGCACGCTCGGGCGAGCGGTTCGCGACCGTCAGCGAGGCGACCTCGCCGTCGAGCGCGCGAACCGCGAGCGTCCCCATCTCCCCGGCGCCGACGACGAGCGCGTCCTCGGCCGAGAGGTCGCCGAGTTCGCGCTCGGCCAGCTCCACGGCGGCGCTCCCCAGCGAGACGACGCCCTCGTTGATGCCGGTCTCGTCACGGGCGCGCTCGCCGACGTGGAGCGCCTTCGTGAGGGCGTCCTCCAGCACGGGGCCGATGCCGCCGGCCTCGCGGGCCGTCACGAACGCACGCCGGACCTGGCCGATAATCTGGTCCTCGCCGAGGACGAGCGACTCCAGCCCGCACGCCACGCGGATGAGGTGTTCCAGCGACGCCTCGTGGTCGAGGTCGATGCGAGCGTCCTCTAGCCCGGCCGTGTAGCGGTCGAGCGCCGCGCGGCCCGTCGCCGCGTCGTCCGTGACGACGTACGCCTCGACGCGGTTACAGGTCTGGAGACAGAACGCCTCGCGGACGCCCGGCTGGGAGAGGAGCGTCTCCACACCCCGGCACTGTGACTCGACGGCGGCCCGTTCGATGTGGTCGAGACTGGCATGCCGGTGGGAGATGCTGACGCCGGAGACCAGGCCAGTTGGAACAGTCATTCGTCACCTACCACCTCGGAAACGACCTCGGTGGCTCTTTTCCGGCCGTTGGCACTACCCGTACCTAAAGCCTTCCAAACGTTCGAGTCGCGAACCACCCGCCGGACGGCGGTTCGCCGGAGCCCGGAGTCGACCCCGCGTTCCTGCAGGTCCGCCCGGATGCCACCGGTCAACTCGGCCATCGCGCCGGCCCCCGCGAGTTCCGTCTCCAGCCGCTCGCGGAGGTGCTTCGAGAGCGCCGGGCTGGCCCCGCCGGTCGCGAGGCTCGCGACGACGGGCTCGTC of the Haloglomus salinum genome contains:
- a CDS encoding YqcI/YcgG family protein; translated protein: MNEPGFQSVMDQATLAERVEAGEMPAWVERHWRTFRESLTGEHEGESFPCFFGAESVANGEPLYTAVPSTSDRDALLAFRDSLLEYLDVYEDREGRASFVVFFRPEADVQTEADYHEVLWHVLKVLHVHDPSPWPDDIPTETDSRFWEFCFGGEPMFPTCRAPFYDTYRSRYCPVGLEITFQPRTLFEGITADTEAGQRARETIQNNLERYDGVCPHANLGDWGVPGDREWHQYMLPEDESQAPDACPVTFSREHPKVDQRFDPVMPASGSAGD
- a CDS encoding MOSC domain-containing protein, with protein sequence MTSDGTVRAIHVAPEQGAPVESRESVTAEAGAGLRGDRYFDAEGTFASRFLGSAERLSAGGEAASRDGSDLTLIEQEALDAVEADYDIALEPGVHRRNVTTEGIALNHLVGERFRVGEAVCVGTELCEPCSYLERHLEREGIREALVHRGGLRARILEGGTVAVGDTVAALATGDEEHDGPEN
- a CDS encoding DUF192 domain-containing protein — protein: MRVAHESAAGAERTLATTVEFADGLFSQGIGLMFRRSVPDDFALVFRFGRVTTRGLHMVFVPFDIDAVWLVDGEVQAVERMRAWRGTGRAKADTVIELPAGAADGVEPGDTVRVLDETGADVTAGEG
- a CDS encoding DUF7550 family protein is translated as MADDHDHGHEDDDEGRTTAPQSAYTARQVAIGFVVALVGLALVFGVPLALTL
- the hemA gene encoding glutamyl-tRNA reductase encodes the protein MTVPTGLVSGVSISHRHASLDHIERAAVESQCRGVETLLSQPGVREAFCLQTCNRVEAYVVTDDAATGRAALDRYTAGLEDARIDLDHEASLEHLIRVACGLESLVLGEDQIIGQVRRAFVTAREAGGIGPVLEDALTKALHVGERARDETGINEGVVSLGSAAVELAERELGDLSAEDALVVGAGEMGTLAVRALDGEVASLTVANRSPERAEHLAGDVEETPARAVGLRALPETATSAGLVLTATGSDEHVLDAEYLSEAGETFVVDLASPRDVAPAADGLENVTVHDLDALEDVTDRTREARAEAADRVETMVAEELDHLLSQYKRKRADQIIAAMYEGAERVKAREVGKAVSTMESDGLTDEQEAAVEAMADALVNQLLSAPTKSIREAAEKGDWTTINSALELFGPGMKVDPDDVGEGIPSGAVDAEDVPAGAIDAEDVPAGAIDAEDVPAGAIDAEDIPAEMRKQMPDTVLDRIATGSD